A window of Pseudobacteriovorax antillogorgiicola contains these coding sequences:
- a CDS encoding CBS domain-containing protein translates to MNSRSKSRILSKITSEALSSTGKTDDTGCGSQRLEKGTAMVNYTPHLVREETNQFEEPIATIMDRSYLWFEAASSIETAIDKIVAANITGAPVLNKEKRLVGFLSQKDCLKLATQLRYLNEQPRFVEDYMSHDIYSMNQKTTIFHAIQSFIDRWFHAYPVTDDDGHVVGVLSRNKVLEFVNQQSQTAWKGKKAS, encoded by the coding sequence TTGAATTCCCGTTCAAAATCTAGAATTCTTAGTAAGATTACTAGCGAGGCCTTAAGTTCTACAGGAAAGACCGACGATACAGGATGTGGCAGCCAACGTTTAGAGAAAGGAACGGCTATGGTTAACTACACGCCGCACTTGGTGCGGGAAGAAACAAATCAGTTTGAAGAACCCATCGCGACCATCATGGATCGGTCGTATCTTTGGTTTGAAGCCGCCTCGTCCATTGAGACTGCCATCGATAAAATCGTCGCAGCGAACATAACGGGAGCACCGGTTCTAAATAAAGAGAAGCGCCTCGTGGGCTTTCTTTCGCAGAAGGACTGCTTGAAGCTAGCAACTCAATTGCGATATCTTAACGAACAACCCCGCTTTGTCGAAGACTACATGAGCCACGATATTTATAGTATGAATCAAAAAACAACGATATTTCATGCCATTCAATCGTTTATCGATCGATGGTTTCATGCTTATCCGGTTACAGATGATGATGGACATGTGGTAGGAGTGTTAAGTCGCAATAAAGTACTTGAATTCGTCAATCAGCAAAGCCAAACAGCGTGGAAAGGAAAAAAAGCCAGCTAA
- a CDS encoding ATP-binding protein gives MRFVTRWLLFSAGIIAIAGESRSDIKITKYRFDFESQSAWQILASPATDWDEALSAESWQAYNVSFEDHDEPQFYWLKSSITNHLPLQKNVFFHVVPSLIDQFQVFIVKDRKLESSFRLGMESSVRSSKVSGFSHNFSLNLPPGAKRIILIKLEKTYLNHIKIKLQDQETFKVRLSETRSFHGAIIGAIGSLLLVGFILSLARSDRLCFIFSIGSLFSIALIARALGYLGFSDPTFASWWNLWSITLFETLYIVCMARYFSFAPTLNTAHQVRSIMKFFSWLALLFLPLSLIDIHSSVTVSYLLNILGFLANLLILVSLLSKRDRAVWLFALPLVLQGGLISSSSLIRWGFADAESLEAYLYLFFLVIVNYYGALLYQSGAKRQSEPAHPTPQGAGMESSVTPDSKDAPLVLAKQASAEPDESSLFQEFRIASLGTLTNGLAHELNNPLAIIAGHQYRLSSMVRSKALNMNDIKVSLEKIGSAVKRVLSVIDALKAYSQDDFAKVEFSSHNIRETIQFALDLSRERLNSLGVHLTTQPIPDTFINCNQSQIMQCILILIDNALDAVRDQESKTIAIEFKQTVTMVEVSVIDNGPGISISHQSRIFDPFFTTKSSDQRKGLGLSIARGVVANHGGKLYLRADFPQTCFVVQLKR, from the coding sequence TTGCGATTCGTAACACGATGGCTACTTTTCTCGGCTGGTATAATTGCTATAGCTGGGGAATCGCGATCCGACATTAAAATAACGAAATACCGATTCGACTTTGAATCGCAGTCTGCATGGCAAATTTTAGCCTCTCCGGCGACTGATTGGGATGAAGCTCTTTCTGCTGAAAGCTGGCAGGCTTACAACGTTTCATTTGAAGATCACGATGAACCGCAATTCTATTGGCTCAAATCGTCGATAACCAACCACCTACCTCTTCAGAAAAATGTTTTTTTTCACGTAGTGCCAAGCCTGATCGATCAATTCCAAGTTTTCATTGTGAAAGATAGAAAGCTAGAAAGTAGTTTTCGCTTGGGCATGGAGTCTTCGGTCCGCTCTTCAAAGGTGAGTGGATTTAGCCATAATTTTTCCCTCAATCTGCCACCAGGTGCCAAGCGAATCATATTAATTAAGCTCGAAAAAACCTATTTAAACCACATAAAAATCAAGCTTCAAGATCAGGAAACATTTAAGGTTCGGCTATCAGAGACCAGATCGTTTCACGGTGCCATTATCGGGGCGATTGGCTCTCTTTTGCTGGTAGGCTTCATCTTGAGTCTTGCCCGATCCGATCGACTATGCTTCATTTTTAGCATTGGCTCACTCTTTTCTATCGCCCTTATTGCAAGGGCATTGGGCTATTTAGGGTTTAGTGATCCAACTTTCGCTTCTTGGTGGAACCTTTGGAGCATCACTCTATTTGAAACCCTGTACATTGTATGCATGGCTCGGTACTTCTCTTTTGCACCGACTCTGAACACAGCCCATCAGGTGAGATCCATCATGAAGTTTTTTTCATGGCTGGCTCTGCTCTTTCTGCCGCTTTCCTTGATCGACATTCACTCAAGTGTAACCGTTTCCTATCTACTTAATATCTTAGGGTTTCTTGCTAACCTTCTTATTCTCGTCTCCCTTCTATCCAAACGAGATAGAGCTGTATGGCTATTTGCTCTACCACTGGTATTGCAAGGCGGGCTGATTTCATCAAGTAGTTTGATTCGCTGGGGATTTGCAGATGCTGAATCATTGGAAGCTTATCTCTATTTATTTTTCCTTGTGATCGTCAACTACTACGGAGCACTTTTGTATCAAAGTGGTGCGAAGAGACAGTCCGAACCAGCACATCCAACGCCACAAGGAGCAGGCATGGAAAGCTCCGTCACACCTGATAGCAAAGACGCACCTCTCGTTTTAGCAAAGCAAGCAAGTGCCGAGCCAGATGAAAGCAGCCTTTTTCAGGAATTTAGAATCGCCTCACTCGGAACTCTGACCAACGGTCTCGCCCACGAGCTTAATAATCCGCTCGCAATCATCGCTGGCCATCAATACCGATTGTCTTCGATGGTCCGCTCCAAAGCCCTCAATATGAATGACATCAAGGTGTCCCTCGAAAAAATTGGCAGTGCTGTGAAACGCGTTCTGTCAGTCATTGATGCTTTGAAGGCCTACTCACAAGATGATTTTGCAAAAGTCGAATTCAGTTCACACAATATTCGAGAAACTATTCAGTTCGCCTTGGATTTAAGTCGGGAGCGCTTAAATAGCCTTGGAGTTCACTTAACAACCCAGCCCATTCCTGATACTTTTATAAACTGTAACCAATCGCAGATTATGCAGTGTATTTTGATACTTATCGACAACGCCCTCGATGCTGTTCGTGACCAGGAAAGCAAAACCATCGCCATCGAATTCAAACAAACAGTCACCATGGTAGAGGTTTCTGTGATCGACAACGGGCCTGGCATATCTATCTCTCACCAATCCAGAATCTTCGATCCATTTTTTACCACTAAAAGTTCAGATCAAAGGAAAGGGCTAGGCTTGAGCATCGCAAGGGGTGTTGTGGCAAACCATGGCGGCAAACTCTATCTTAGAGCAGACTTCCCACAAACCTGCTTTGTTGTTCAACTTAAAAGATAA
- a CDS encoding isoaspartyl peptidase/L-asparaginase, protein MFNLKDKLLPNQELPISSCIASSFPPIVGTLQDLIYGALMIVNGSHSEAFYLLHGGAGPMDPSKPWVHKATSALIELGKILEMKPYQSGIDFITEGLMLLEDHPEFNAGLGSALQADGQARLTTSVMSGPQQSFSAVMSLEGIRHPSKLARRLQEKSSRVLTAPGHQRLAQELALPFENLVVPKRLDAWLKDIREAMPDHDTVGCVLYHPRDGVFAGSSTGGRGFETPGRISDSGTVAGNYASRFAAVTVTGIGEEIVDDAVAARLESRVRDGMSLEEAGQKTYHEAKALQRSYGWVATDHHGCWQVAYTSQAMTFLGRSLVGDHLIDSMVAFD, encoded by the coding sequence TTGTTCAACTTAAAAGATAAGTTGCTCCCGAATCAGGAACTACCGATTTCGAGTTGCATTGCTTCGTCATTCCCACCTATCGTAGGCACCCTGCAAGATCTCATTTACGGAGCACTTATGATTGTCAATGGTAGCCATAGTGAAGCCTTTTATCTTCTCCATGGTGGCGCTGGCCCGATGGACCCATCGAAGCCCTGGGTCCATAAAGCCACCAGTGCATTAATAGAGTTGGGTAAGATACTTGAAATGAAACCCTATCAGAGTGGAATTGACTTTATCACAGAAGGCTTGATGCTTCTGGAAGATCATCCAGAATTTAATGCTGGACTGGGATCTGCACTTCAGGCAGATGGTCAAGCCAGACTTACGACGTCTGTGATGTCAGGTCCTCAGCAGAGCTTTTCCGCAGTGATGTCTCTTGAAGGTATACGCCATCCTTCGAAACTAGCTCGACGACTTCAAGAAAAATCATCCCGAGTCCTTACAGCCCCTGGGCACCAAAGGCTTGCCCAAGAACTTGCCTTGCCGTTTGAAAACTTAGTCGTGCCGAAGCGCCTGGATGCGTGGCTCAAGGACATTCGTGAGGCCATGCCTGATCATGATACGGTGGGTTGCGTGCTTTATCATCCCCGAGATGGGGTTTTCGCTGGGTCGAGCACAGGTGGACGAGGTTTTGAAACTCCTGGCCGGATCAGTGACTCTGGTACCGTCGCCGGGAACTATGCCAGCCGTTTCGCTGCCGTGACTGTCACTGGTATTGGCGAAGAGATCGTCGATGATGCTGTAGCAGCGCGGTTAGAGAGCCGAGTTCGAGATGGTATGTCATTGGAGGAGGCCGGACAAAAAACTTACCACGAGGCCAAGGCCCTGCAGCGGTCCTACGGCTGGGTCGCTACCGATCACCACGGCTGCTGGCAGGTGGCTTACACGTCACAAGCCATGACATTTCTTGGCAGAAGTCTCGTAGGAGATCACCTCATCGATTCGATGGTAGCTTTTGATTGA